The window CTCCAAAGCTCCAATCTCTCCCTCTGCTATACATACAAACGAGATCAGACTCATTATTAACGATTATTTACTCTTTGTTGACTCCGATCAAATTACGTTTATTGTTTTTCCTATTTCAATTAGGTTAGTGTCGCCGTCGTTCTTTTCGTCACTGCCTCGATCAGGCGAGAGACAACAATTAAGCCACAGAAGCTATGTCGTTTATAAAGCAATTCTTTAGTTTATTCGATAAAACCAAACCCTCCTGTCTgaacaaagagaaaaagaagaagaagaaactccaCCTAGTGCTTGACTTGGATCACACTCTTCTCCATTCTGTCCATGTGTCAAAGCTTTCTCAGAAAGAAAAATATCTAACCGAAGAAGTTGGTTCAAGGCTTGATCTATGGAAGTTCGACAAAGGCAATCCCAACGAGCATCTCATAAAGTTACGACCTTTCCTTGACGAGTTTCTGCGAGAAGCCGACAAGCTTTTCTACATGTACGTTTACACGATGGGCACTTACCGGTACGCGCAGAATGTACTGAGTTTGATTGATCCAGACAAAGTATATTTCGGAGATAGAGTGATAACCAGAGAAAAAAGCCCTCATAAGAAGACACTTGATCTTCTCTCTGCTGATAAACGAAGAGTGGTCATTGTTGATGACACGAGTAGTGTTTGGCCGCAACACAATAAGAGAAACTTGTTGGAGATCGCAAAGTACAATTATTTCAGAGACGGGATGAAGTGGGAATCTTAcgcagagaagaagagagacgaGAGTCGAAGCAAAGGAGCGTTGTCTAATGTTCTGAAACTCCTTCAACAAGCTCATACAAGATTCGAAGATTTGGATTCTAACGACTTGAGGCTCTTGATACGTGATCCTTGTACACTGTGTTGCTTTTGACTCCACTTTTCACTGTCAATAAGTCTAAGtgtaatgttttttcttttgtattgtAAAAGCTACATTTTATAATCTGAAATactaatttgtttatttcatctagaaaacttctatttttgtttGCAATTTCTCACATAATAACAAATGCATAACTTTCATCTAAgaccaaaacaaaaagagtaTTGTGTTAGAAACAAGCCATTAATTCTTCTTTTCTACAATGTAATCCGAATCAGGTTTTTTTCCCCTTCCTACAAGACACACACATTGATAATACAGACATGTATTTCATCACTTCATGTTCATCCTAGAATCTGCTGAGTTATCCCACACAGGTGAGAGAGGCTTCCTGCTAATTTCTGGACTGCCGCTAAACTCAAGCATCTTCTCGATTGGGCTGCTCATCATCTTTGGACATCTTCTCTTGTTTGACTGTAATACAATAACAGTCTCTAAGTTAGATCAAATAAAAGCCATGTTTAAGAACATTCCGTAGctgcttttcatttttacctTAGTGGATGCGCTTTTGTGGCTTGTCTCAGAAGAACCAAGAGGGctttgctgctgctgctgccttAACAACTTGCGATTTTCTTTATCCAGCTTTCGGTTTTGTATGCTCACAAGTTCTGCCTGGTTAAAAGTTAAGTGGAATGCTTTCAGAACAAAGAAGAATAAAGAGTgttgttgttttatttatattacctCTTGCTCGGCTTTAGCGAGATTCTGGATGATACATTccctttctttttcaaatttctttgcCACTGAAACTAAAGACAGAACCTTTTGCGTAGAAGGCTTCAACCGATCCCATTTGCTCAACAAGGCTTGGCAGGATTGGTCTTGAACGTTTGCCTCTAAGAACAGACGCCCGATGGTATTCTCATCTTTGCTTATGAGTGATCCCAGAACTGAATCAAGTAAATCTTCTTCTTGTGGTGAGCAGTTGTTATCAACCTTTTGAGggggaaaaaatgaaaacacatTAAGGTAACTTGATGAAGAGCACAAAGACGTTATATTTTGAGCTGAAAAGATATGAAGTAAAAGCTATGAACACTAATCAAGAATTGAACAAACAATCACTGAAGAATCAAAGACAAACCAACAACACCATACAGGTTTCAACAATGCAAGATCAGTAAGTGCCAAAAAAGCTAACTAATTTACTTAATATGAATAAAAGTTCTTACTTGCTCAATCCCAATCTGTCGTTGCTTACAAAGTTGCAGTTCCTCAGACATTCTAGCAACTTCCTCTTCCAATTCACGAACTCTAGCTTCTGCATCTCTCGCCCTCTCATCCGATTCATTCCCGAACTCCATCAAGGCGTCACGGTCTTGATGATAAAGCAAGCACTCTCTTTCCCATTTCTTACACTGCCTCAACAAGTTTCCGCATTCCTCCGCCAGTTTCTGGTTCTCCTCCACGAACTTCTTCAACGCCTGTGCGTTCATACTCGCTtccgactaaattgatcagagacaaaaaaaagatcAGATCTTTAACCTACTACGAACGAAATAAAGAAAACCCAGAACGAGTTACTAACCCTAACTCGGTCTAGCACTTGATCTTTCTCCTTTGATCTGGAGAGGAGAGCCAGATACTGATCTCGGAGACGGCGCTGCGATTCTTCAGCCGCGAGAAGCTTCTTTTGGAGAGATTCGATTGAGATGGGAAGCCCTAAGGAGTGTTCGATGGTGTCTTTGATGTAATCGTCGACTTCTGGCGAGAGATTCATTCTCCTCCTCGTTTCTGTTTCGTCTGAATCGATTCTCTCGCTGCTCATGGTCAGTTTTCAAGAACAAGAAACGAATTAAGAATGAGAGTTGAGGATTTGGCAAGAAAGCACACAGACAGAGAAGattttggagagagagagacgtgAGGGGGAATTCAAAATGAAGTAGCCGTTACAACTTTTTAAATTAGCTAGTATACTATTATCTTCTATTTTAAATTAGTCTTATTTAgaaaatcttcaaaaaaaaaaataaaataaattagtcTTATTCgaaatcataaattttatatcatttatcattttttacTAGTTGAAATTAtccaattaattttaaattgatattaataatttatctaATTAGATGTTAATAgcgaaaaacatgaaaatattatttcccGATAATTTCATGTTCTATTCAGAAgaatttagaataaaataaaattattttttgtttcagaaTACTTTGATTAAACACttaattgaaatatatatttggtgtttctttataaaatataatgttctttgtttatttattcatGTTATGTATAATAATTGTATCATATGATAATGTCTACCTTATAATAATTATAGTAATTAGATCGGCTTactgttaaaacaaaatagttaGATAAAgttagtaaatttaaaaagtataataatTAAGTATAAAATGGTGATATAATATAATTAGAATGTTCTGTATACAAAGAAAATGCATTAAATCATTGGAGAACatgttatttcatattttgaagaagtcaaattttgaagaaaaaattgaaattaactTTTGAAGATGTTCTTTAAGTGACAAAAATTATAGCCCAAAGGGATGCAACTAAGATCATTGAGACAAAACCTTTGCTTCCCATTTTTCTCATCAATCtttttacactttttttttggtttatactTTTAAATGCTTGGATGATATTAGATGTTGAAAGAAGCTTAAATTTTAAAGGATTAGAAAGtatgatattatttaatatattgaaGAGTTACCGatgtgtataaatatttttcaaaatatagcCCCATGTAGGTTGGAAAAAAATTTCTTACACTAGGCTGAAATAATGCAAGGGCGTTATTGTTACAGAGATATAATTATGTAAAAGTTGGTATTGTATTTTGAcccaattaattattttcagtttGGTTTCTTTGTGGTTACATTTTTTTcaacatttttttcataatcgaaaattttaaattaaggtTCTCAATCATTGAATTAGAGCTATTCCAGCAACTCAGAGAAATGAGAATAGTTGATCACCAAAACTGAAACAATGAATTTCAAGCTCCTGAACGATTTGTCGGCCACACTTCTACACAAATTTGAACCGCCACCGAGTAACCCTAAAATTATTTTTGCTGCGCCTTACTCTGTTTAAGGCTACAACATGGTAGAGTTCTGGGGAAGCTATTAATTACATATTGTTGTCTTAACTAGCTATTCATTTGAGTTTTCCTCCGTACTACACTTTGTTTCAAATAATGTAGGTGGGGATACAATTGAATACATAGATGATTTGTATGAAAAGATCTAAATATAATGTAAACACTTACTTAAACTGAATTTCTTTGATAATTTGTCTTTTCAAATCAGCAAATCGTTAAAAACGAATGAAAGAGGGATGAAAAAGGTAGGTGTGATTACCATATTgtattaaaatttggatttttcTGGAAGAGAGCTccaaagtttttttattaaattaagcGATTTAGAAATTTCACTATATTGAACTATCTAATACGGTAAAAAGACATATATGGCTTGGAAAATGATAAATGACTGATCTAAAGTGCAGATTTTCACTTGTGTGTAGGTGGGTTGGGAACGATGCGAGCGCAAATTTCCTTGAGGCAAGGTGGAAATAATGGGTTCAGTGGAAACATTTGAGGCCAACAATTTGCATCTAAGGATGAGAACACCTTGCAACACGGGGCTTCAAGATTTTCAAACTTGCCAGAAAGAATTGAATTGGATATTTGGAGCACACATCCCTCGACGTTAAAAAGAGACGACCAACATTTTACCAAATCAATAGGTAAACCCAGTGGAAAAAGTGCAGGTATTGTTATTGGGGGTTGCACTTGAGCTACTCTTTCAGTGGCAAAAGTTACTGCCCAAAGAGATGCAACTAAGATCATTGAGAAAGAAACTTTGCTTCCCATTTTTCTTAtcaatattttacaatttttttgtatattttttttagagtTTTAGATACTTGGATGATATTATGTGTTGAAAGAATCttaatatttatatgaatagaaaggaaaaaaaatattaaatatatcaaaGAGTTACCTATGAATATTACTCCCCCCGTTTCGATTTAATTGTCGTTGTAAggaaaaaattttgtttcaaaataagtgtcgttttagaatttggatgcaaaatttattgataaaattctctattttatttttctattggttgaaaaatggttaggtgtataggtaattgtgtttttgtttggaaatatacaaaatcatatcccttatatattaaaggagaaacatTGTCATAAATACATTCAtactataatagacacgtggcagttttacaatgatttgataataaatatgataacgcgttcacactatattcataaatgtgtttacactatataatttatatttttaatataaaactcatatacatagttccaataaaactttagatttttcgtttcgaatcaaaacaaataacgaatcaaaatctaaactatatatatatatatattatttttattgtttacggataaaatcaggcaaaatatttttaaattttgattcgattcgttatccgttttgatttgaacaaaaaaatatggatatccgtaactctacgaagcaaataagttactaaaatacaattaaaaaaaacaaatcacaaattccaatatttttaggaacaaatatcaaatttgatatgctatatgcatatatatacatatatgtacagaattatatatatatatatgttatatatattatagtttatataagtttacaatattttatgaattaaatttattataataggtattaaagtttaaaaagttaaataatattttattttgtaataaaatattattattaaaattttcaattatttaataaattttattttatttacagatcaaataggatattctttaaaattctaaatcatttcggTTATCAGAGTCACCGACTATCCAGGTGGCTAAAGATTGAATCAACTTGAATGCCTCCAAATACCCAGATATTCGATATGTGTCCACCTCTATTTACGGATACaattgatttttctttatatgaaaaaaattcactaaagtcaaggcctttttaatttttaattagttttaattttatctttcatgtattatttagaacaaaaatgtcatttaatattaattaataatatctttatatatttgtcatttattcttatatacttttacatacacatacatgtgcaccttgatgtgagcacctTATAAGTATTTACTACCActgaagtatatttttttttttggaagttgaaatattttttttcttaatgcttctttcactaccgactaaattgtagtgaaatgatttgttttaataatttttttttctttttcttgaactattatccGCTTACAAACTATgatatgaaaccattggttcgacatgacgattatctaaaatttataatatgaaaataaacaaataatagtaatttttggtttttaccaaaaaaaactaaaaaaaatcaaatattctaacagaacaaaccaaaataaatattaatttaaaataatggttatattttaggagattaaaaataaaaaaaataacttaaaaccgaaccgatatacagattaaacagatttaatgtgtttttattaaaattaacaaaactaataatcacattccgcgcaaggcgcggattatTACCTAGTGTTTTTTTAATCCGTGTGCATAAACCTAAAACggcaattaaaataaaacggaAGGGGTAATATTTATTCGAATTGTAACTCCATGCATGTTTATGAAACATTTTTTCTTACATTATGCTGAAGTAAATGACTAACGCATGGAAGTTATCATTACGGAGATAAAATTATGCGAAAGTTGGTATTATGTTTTGGGACCCATTTAATtttcagtttttctttttgtttacatttttttttcataaattatgGTTCCCAATCAgcgaataaaaaatattcatacaACTCAGAGGGATCAATCTCCCAAATTGAAACAAGGAATTTCAAGACCCTAGATGATTTGTCGGCAATACTTCTTCACAATTTTCTGCCGCCACCAACAAACCTTAACATTGTTCTTCGTGTGCCAACCGCTACAAGCCATTGCACTTTTACGGAACAAATTTAGACCAACTCCAATGAGAATTCTTTCCATTAGAGGTGCTCTTATAACTCAGGATTATCCTACAAATATTggtaatatattttagttacaaTAAATGCAAATCAAAGGATCACAAGTCAACCaaaaaaccctaaatccttAATGTCAATTCATCAAATATGCCCAATTGAAGCTCTTGCCGATTTCTTTTCAATCCTTAATCAGaagttatttttagtttttcttattgtCTCTCGATATAAAAAAAGTTATCAATTCGAATTCGCAATTCAGACAGCTTATTTAGGAAGTCTGAatctgacttttttttttatttgtatccCATTCAATTCGGTGTTACATTTTAACCCAATAGGTTGGTGagaaaaaattatgatttttatggatagtttttaaaataggaTAGTTGCACCCTATATAcaacaaaaaatacataaatacacTAACTAAGTAAAACTTTCCCCTCTTTACTTTCTCtacctatctctctctactctcttttccaaaatctaattttccattttttggttatttggcaaataagcccTTTTAAAATTTGCAGATAATTTTTGGTTGGGttatataatagtattattaaattttaggtTACACAACTGTTATTAAAccattttcaatttaaaaaaaaaaagataaataaattttgtttggagtggaaaatatttaaaatgcgTTTTCATTTCGAGGTGTGCATTGTTCTTTGTGCAACATAGTTGAGAACTCAagctttttttcaaaaaaaaaaaaaaaaaaaaagctgagaACTCTTATACTTCCTGTGATTTTTGTTGAGGTATTGCTCCTCTCATTTCCAGCTATTGGTGGTTGGGTTAAGTGCGCTTCAAATGAAAGGCAACTCGTTGCGATACCAATTTATTTCCTCCGTCGAACGATTCAACTATTTTGTAAACCTTTGGTAATCCTTAACGGGAAGTAAGGGTTGTAttaatttactttattttatttcatttttgctATAAACTGTTGtatgtataaaaaaatttagatcctttttaaaaagaaaaatgttgAATTAGGATTAGGATTAGGCCAAAAACTCTCCGAAAAGGTCTTTATGCGTAGTCAACAAGTTAATAGATGGAACGAGTGAACTCGTACTTGTTTGACGTCTACGGTGAGGTGAACCCATGGAATCCTTCAAAGTCAGCGACCAAAACAAATCTACTTAATCAAATCTA of the Brassica rapa cultivar Chiifu-401-42 chromosome A03, CAAS_Brap_v3.01, whole genome shotgun sequence genome contains:
- the LOC103858510 gene encoding RNA polymerase II C-terminal domain phosphatase-like 5, whose protein sequence is MSFIKQFFSLFDKTKPSCLNKEKKKKKKLHLVLDLDHTLLHSVHVSKLSQKEKYLTEEVGSRLDLWKFDKGNPNEHLIKLRPFLDEFLREADKLFYMYVYTMGTYRYAQNVLSLIDPDKVYFGDRVITREKSPHKKTLDLLSADKRRVVIVDDTSSVWPQHNKRNLLEIAKYNYFRDGMKWESYAEKKRDESRSKGALSNVLKLLQQAHTRFEDLDSNDLRLLIRDPCTLCCF
- the LOC103860085 gene encoding uncharacterized protein LOC103860085; protein product: MGSKVSFSMILVASLWAVTFATERVAQVQPPITIPALFPLGLPIDLVKCWSSLFNVEGCVLQISNSILSGKFENLEAPCCKVFSSLDANCWPQMFPLNPLFPPCLKEICARIVPNPPTHK
- the LOC103858511 gene encoding centrosomal protein of 85 kDa — protein: MSSERIDSDETETRRRMNLSPEVDDYIKDTIEHSLGLPISIESLQKKLLAAEESQRRLRDQYLALLSRSKEKDQVLDRVRSEASMNAQALKKFVEENQKLAEECGNLLRQCKKWERECLLYHQDRDALMEFGNESDERARDAEARVRELEEEVARMSEELQLCKQRQIGIEQVDNNCSPQEEDLLDSVLGSLISKDENTIGRLFLEANVQDQSCQALLSKWDRLKPSTQKVLSLVSVAKKFEKERECIIQNLAKAEQEAELVSIQNRKLDKENRKLLRQQQQQSPLGSSETSHKSASTKSNKRRCPKMMSSPIEKMLEFSGSPEISRKPLSPVWDNSADSRMNMK